Part of the Sphingopyxis sp. 113P3 genome, CCTTATCTGGGTGATCTTGTCGCGGATATCGGTGACCGCCCGGTCGATCGGCGTCCCGATCGCGAACTGGACGAAGGTCTGCGACTGGCCCTCGGTGACGGTCGAGTTGAGCTCGTCGATCCCCTCGATCGTGCGCACCGCCGCTTCGACGCGCTGGGTGACCTGCGTTTCGAGTTCGGTGGGTGCGGCGCCCGGCTGCGCGATGATGACGATCGCGCCCGGAAAATCGATGTCGGGATCGCTTTGGACCCCCATCATGAGGAAGGAGACGATCCCCGCGACCGTCAGGCCGAAGAACATGACGAGCGGCGGGATCGGGTTCCGGATGGACCAGGCCGAGATATTCTTGAAGTTCATCCGCTCTCCCCTTTCCGGTCTCGCCTCGCCGCCGCGTTGGCCTCTCAGGCCGCGCTGCGGTCGCGATAGGCGAGGAGCCGTAGCGCGTTGGCGACCACGACCAGTGTCGAGCCCTCATGCGCGGCCACCGCGGGGCCGATGCCCAGCCCGAGGATGGTTGCCGGCACGAGCACGACCACGACGCCGAGGCTCACTACGAGATTCTGGCGGATGATCCGCCGCGTCTGCCGGCTGAGCCCGATGGCGAAGGGCAGATGGGCAAGATCGTCGGCCATGAGCGCGACATCGGCGGTTTCGAGGGCGACGTCCGACCCAGCGGCGCCCATGGCGATGCCGACGGTTGCGCTCGCCATCGCGGGCGCGTCATTGACCCCGTCGCCCACCATGGCCACCGGCTGCTCGGCCTTGAGATCGCGAATGGCGTCGACCTTCTGATCGGGCATCAGGTCGCCCCAGGCCTCGTCGATCCCGACTTCGGCGGCGATCGACTCGGCGACCTTCTGGTGATCGCCCGAGATCATGATCATACGTCTGATCCCGAGCTCGCGGAGCCTAGCGATCGCCGTGCGCGCCGCTTCGCGCGGCGTGTCCATCAGACCGATCGCGCCCAGATCGCGGTCGCCCATACGGACCACCATCGTCGTGCGGCCCTGTTCGCGAAGGCCGGCAATCGCCGTCGCCACTTCGTCGCCGATCGGCGCGATGCCGTCGGTCCCGAACATCTCCACCTTTCCGATCTGGACAGTCTCGCCTTCGACCTTCGCGGTAACGCCGCGCCCCGTGAGGCTGTTGAGGTCGTCCGCCACCGGCACGCGCGCCGAGGTCAGCATGGCCTCGCCATCGCGCGCGATCGCGGCGGCAAGCGGATGGTCGCTGAGCCGCTCGACCGCGACGGCGATGCGAAGCAACTCTTCCTTGGGCACGCCGGTAGCGGGCACGACATCGGTGATGCGCGGCTTGCCCTCGGTCAATGTACCCGTCTTGTCGAAGGCGAGCGCGGTCAGCGATCCCAGATTCTCGAGAGGCCCGCCGCCTTTCACGAGCACCCCGCCGCGCGCGGCGCGCGCGACGCCCGAAAGCACAGCGCTCGGCGTCGCGATCGCGAGCGCGCATGGGCTTGCCGCGACGAGGACCGCCATTGCGCGGTAGAAGCTGTCGCGGAAAGGCTCATCGACGACGACCCAGGCGAAGAGCAGGACGAACACGAGGGCGAGCACGCTCGGCACGAAAATGCGCTCGAACTTGTCGGTGAAGCGCTGGGTCGGCGACTTCTGCGTTTCCGCCTCGCTCACCATCTTGACGACCTTGGCGAGCGTGGTGTCGGCGGCAAGCCGCGTGACCGCGATCTCGATCGCGCCATAGCCGTTGATGGTGCCCGCAAAGACACGATATTTCGCATCGAGCCCATCGGGCTTGGCGGCGGCCAGCACCCGGTCCGCCACCGGTTCCTTGTCGACGGGCACGCTTTCGCCGGTGACGGGCGCCTGATTGACCGCGGTGCGGCCCACTGTCACGAATCCGTCGGCCGGGAGCCGCTCGTTGGGCTTGACGACGACGGTGTCGCCGATCTGCAGCAGTTCGACCGACACTTCGCGCGTGCTGCCGTCGGCGCTCTTTACGATCGCGGTCTGCGGCGCGAGTTCGGCGAGCGCCTCGATAGCGCGCTTGGCTCGTCCCATGGCATAATGTTCGAGGGCGTGACCAAGGCTGAAGAGGAAGAGCAGCAGCGCGCCTTCGGCCCATGCCCCTAGCGCCGCCGCGCCCGCTGCGGCAACGAGCATGAGCGTGTCGATCTCGAAGCGCTTGAGCCTCAGATTTTCGATCGCTTCGCGGACGGTGAACCAGCAGCCGAAGCCATAGGCCGCGAGATAGAAGCCGAAGCTGACCCATTCGGGAGCGACGCCCGATTTCTCGATGGCGAAGCCGATGCCGAGGACGAGGCCGCAGAGGAGCGCAAAGATCAGCTCGGTGCGCTCACCGAATATTCCGCCATGATCATGACCATGATCATGATCATCCGATCCCTTGTGGCCATGTTTATGGTCCGGCCCATGGGCATGATCGGGGCCGTGATCATGGCCATCGTCACCATGGATGTGGCCTTCTTGGGCCGGGACAGCCGCGGCGACGGCGGCCGATTTCCGGGTAACGCCCATATCCAAAAGTATCTTTCTGATCGTCTCGATGGAGGTTTCCGAGCGCTCGAACTCGGCGCGCAACGTCCCCGCCGCGCCGACTTCGGCCTCGATCACGCCGGGAATTTCGCGAAGGCGCAGCCCGATCGTCCGCGCACGCCGGGCGTGGCCGACACCTTCGAGATCGTTCCAGAAGAGATGCTGATATCGACCGGTGAGTACGGCGCCGGCGCTGCGCGCCAGCTGGCGCACCCGTTCGAGCGGGAGTATGTCCGGCCGATAGTGAATGCAGAGCTGCGGCGGCGAACCGTCGCTTGAGCGAACAACATGGACCTTGTCGACGCCGTCACGTCCTTCGAGTTCGCTCGTGAGGCGCGCGACGCAGCGGTCGGCGGTATCGGCGACCTCGGGAAGGAGAAGCGGAATATCGAGCCGCAACTGGTCACTCATGATGCCATCCTTTTCTCTTGGCGATCGGCATTGCGATCGGGGCGCATGTTAAACGCACGGCAGGATGAGGTGCGGGAGCCTCTGCGGGATGCGACCCGGCTCCCGCACCTCCCTTACCGCCGGAGATCCCTGCCCGTGGTGAGGGGGGCGAATGAGAGGGGCCTCCGACGGCCAGGTTTCGAAACTAAAATCATGCGCGCCGTCCGCTCGGCCGCGCGTAGCGGGACTGGACGGTGGTGCGGCGGAAATGCTTTTCGAGCGCTGCGTTCGAGCGGCGCAGGAAAACCGAGCAGGCACGGCGCAGAAAGGGATAGCCGAGCCAGGAGAAGAACCCGCGGCAGTCGAGCCGGTGGGTCACCTCGACACCCTGACCGAGCTTTTCGAGCCGGTAGCTTTCCTCGATGACGAGCAGACCGCGCAGGCCCGTCCGCCATGAAAAACCCGAGAGCCAGTCGAGACCGGTGATCCGGCCCTCGGCCGACAGCTCGGGGCCTCGCGGCCCGCGCGGGGAGTAGACATAGTCCAGTCGCTCTTCATCACCGGGGCGATCGGTGAAGCGGAGCGTCGGATGCCAGTCACCGTACCGCTCGATGTCGACGATCAGCCGCCATACCCGCCCGATCGGGACCGGCAGGCGGAGCGAGGAGCCTACCGAAAACATCGGCCGCCCCCTCGCTCCGGCAAGCTGGTCCGCGACGCAGGCCGGGGACCTGCGCCGCGGTGGAAACCGGCAATTTGCCGGTCAGCTCTGGACATCGGGAGGCTCCGCGGCGGATTTCCCGCCGAGGATGTCGACCGCTTCGAGCGTGATTAGCCCGACGTCCGGTATTTCGGTCAGCTGCGCCGCAAAGTCGCGGAGCCGCTGCTCCTCGTCGATGATCTCGATCACGACCGCCCGGTCATTCTCCAGCGCATGCTTGCGATGGAGATGCGCCGAGCGTCCGAAACCGAGGACCGCTTCGAGGACGGTCACCCCCGCCAGCTTTTGCTGGCGGGCGAGTTCGGCAATGAACTCGAAGACACGTTGATCGCCGAAGAAGGCAGACTCGTCGGTATAGACGCGCAAGAGCTTGGACGCTTTTTGCATGATCCTCTCCTATTCAGTGACCGGCGTGCCGGCCGGTTCGGATTTGCGTTTCATGAAACCGGGCTGCCAGTTCGACCCGAGTAAGACCTTGGCGATCGCGGGCAGGACGAGAAGCGTCAGGATAGTCGCCGCGATGAGGCCGCCGATGACGGTGGTCGCGAGCGGCTTCTGCACTTCGGCGCCGGTTCCGGTCGCGATCGCCATCGGCACGAAGCCGATCGCGGGCACGAAACCGGTCATGATCACCGCGCGCATCTTCTCGGTCATGCCCTCACGGATTGCCTCCGTGAGCGGGACGTCATTCTCGAGCCGTTCTCGGATCGCCGTCATCACGACGAGACCGTTGAGCACCGCAACACCTGCGAGACAGATGAAGCCCACCGCCGCAGACACGGAGAAGTTGATCCCGGTAAGCGCCAGCGTGAATACCCCGCCCGCGAGACCCAGAGGGACCGCGAGGAACACGGCGGTTGCGCGGCCGAAGGTGCCGAGCGCCATGTAGAGCAGGATGAAAATGCCCGCGAAGCAGAGCGGCACCACGATGGAGAGCCGCTTCGATGCGGCCTGCAGGCTTTCGAACTGCCCGCCCCATTCGAGATAGTAGCCCGCCGGGAGCTTCACATTAGCGATCTTCGCCTGCGCTTCTGCCACGAAGGACCCCGCGTCGCGGCCTTCGAGGTTCACCTGCACGACGACGCGCCGCTTGCCATTCTCGCGGCTGATCTGGTTGAGCCCTTCGGTCAGCCGGATCTGCGCCACCTGCGCGAGCGGTATCTGCCCGCGATTGCCGCCTTCCGAGGGAAG contains:
- a CDS encoding heavy metal translocating P-type ATPase; this encodes MSDQLRLDIPLLLPEVADTADRCVARLTSELEGRDGVDKVHVVRSSDGSPPQLCIHYRPDILPLERVRQLARSAGAVLTGRYQHLFWNDLEGVGHARRARTIGLRLREIPGVIEAEVGAAGTLRAEFERSETSIETIRKILLDMGVTRKSAAVAAAVPAQEGHIHGDDGHDHGPDHAHGPDHKHGHKGSDDHDHGHDHGGIFGERTELIFALLCGLVLGIGFAIEKSGVAPEWVSFGFYLAAYGFGCWFTVREAIENLRLKRFEIDTLMLVAAAGAAALGAWAEGALLLFLFSLGHALEHYAMGRAKRAIEALAELAPQTAIVKSADGSTREVSVELLQIGDTVVVKPNERLPADGFVTVGRTAVNQAPVTGESVPVDKEPVADRVLAAAKPDGLDAKYRVFAGTINGYGAIEIAVTRLAADTTLAKVVKMVSEAETQKSPTQRFTDKFERIFVPSVLALVFVLLFAWVVVDEPFRDSFYRAMAVLVAASPCALAIATPSAVLSGVARAARGGVLVKGGGPLENLGSLTALAFDKTGTLTEGKPRITDVVPATGVPKEELLRIAVAVERLSDHPLAAAIARDGEAMLTSARVPVADDLNSLTGRGVTAKVEGETVQIGKVEMFGTDGIAPIGDEVATAIAGLREQGRTTMVVRMGDRDLGAIGLMDTPREAARTAIARLRELGIRRMIMISGDHQKVAESIAAEVGIDEAWGDLMPDQKVDAIRDLKAEQPVAMVGDGVNDAPAMASATVGIAMGAAGSDVALETADVALMADDLAHLPFAIGLSRQTRRIIRQNLVVSLGVVVVLVPATILGLGIGPAVAAHEGSTLVVVANALRLLAYRDRSAA
- a CDS encoding SRPBCC family protein → MFSVGSSLRLPVPIGRVWRLIVDIERYGDWHPTLRFTDRPGDEERLDYVYSPRGPRGPELSAEGRITGLDWLSGFSWRTGLRGLLVIEESYRLEKLGQGVEVTHRLDCRGFFSWLGYPFLRRACSVFLRRSNAALEKHFRRTTVQSRYARPSGRRA
- a CDS encoding DUF190 domain-containing protein, yielding MQKASKLLRVYTDESAFFGDQRVFEFIAELARQQKLAGVTVLEAVLGFGRSAHLHRKHALENDRAVVIEIIDEEQRLRDFAAQLTEIPDVGLITLEAVDILGGKSAAEPPDVQS